One part of the Anaerolineae bacterium genome encodes these proteins:
- a CDS encoding 5-nucleotidase SurE: protein MKDIQILLTNDDGIRSPGLWAAASALSEIGFVHVAAPREQYSGAGRSMPSTSDGIIQEHIIQVNGQNWKVYSVGGTPAQTVLHAVLEILPRCPDLVVSGINYGENLGTGVTISGTVGAALEGAALGIPSLAISLETEPQYHLSYATHIDFRVAAHFAQYFSRLLLSCTLPFDVDVLKVDVPASATVDTPWEMCRLSRKKYYEPLRPKRRSWSQPGRLEYRLARDAGEPVEGTDAYVMRVKRWVAVTPLSLDMTSRVDMAQVEQCLRSAISASAAP, encoded by the coding sequence ATGAAAGATATTCAAATTTTATTGACCAATGATGATGGCATTCGCTCGCCGGGTTTGTGGGCGGCGGCGAGCGCCTTGAGCGAAATTGGATTTGTGCATGTGGCTGCCCCGCGTGAACAGTATTCCGGGGCAGGGCGTTCGATGCCTTCGACTTCCGACGGCATTATTCAAGAACATATCATCCAGGTCAATGGACAGAACTGGAAGGTCTATTCTGTGGGCGGCACGCCAGCCCAAACGGTTTTGCATGCGGTGTTGGAAATCTTACCTCGCTGCCCCGATCTGGTGGTTTCGGGGATCAATTACGGCGAGAACCTCGGCACCGGCGTAACCATCTCTGGCACGGTTGGAGCGGCGCTGGAAGGCGCCGCCTTAGGCATCCCCAGCCTGGCAATTTCCCTGGAGACCGAACCGCAATATCATCTCTCCTATGCCACCCATATTGATTTCCGTGTGGCGGCGCATTTTGCCCAATACTTCAGCCGCCTGCTCTTATCCTGTACTTTGCCCTTCGATGTGGATGTATTAAAAGTGGATGTGCCGGCGAGCGCAACAGTGGATACCCCGTGGGAAATGTGTCGCCTTTCGCGCAAGAAGTATTATGAGCCCCTGCGCCCAAAACGGCGTTCCTGGAGTCAACCCGGGCGCCTGGAATATCGCCTGGCACGCGATGCCGGTGAACCGGTGGAAGGCACCGATGCCTATGTTATGCGGGTCAAACGCTGGGTGGCCGTTACCCCGCTTAGCCTGGATATGACCTCGCGGGTCGATATGGCGCAAGTCGAACAATGTTTACGTTCGGCGATCTCTGCCTCGGCGGCGCCTTAG
- a CDS encoding Butyryl-CoA dehydrogenase, translating into MDFALSSEHQMVQQMVREFAQREVAPIIREADRAQQMAPFVLERMAELGILGICFPLKYGGQGMDYISLGLACEELEAVDTTLRVVMSVHVGLNSLGILQWGNEDQKQRFLVPQAKGEKIACFGLSEPGVGSDVANLSCTARRDGASYLLNGEKMWISLATKAHHALVVARTNPEAADPHDGLSAFLVDLSSPGVQRGDIHGKLGVRAGSTGWISFQDVRVPIENRLGEEGEGFKIAMSCLDNGRYTVAAGATGLIRACLEASVKYATERKAFGREIGKFQLIQQKIAYMVQAYEAARLLYLRAGWMKNRGYRNTKETSLAKWFATEASFQAASEAIQIHGAYGYSDEYPVERYLRNAKGAVIYEGTSEIHQLMQAGYALGYRQDGDLRCELPPYDPDVWLAEESPADKR; encoded by the coding sequence ATGGATTTTGCTTTGTCCTCCGAACATCAGATGGTGCAACAAATGGTGCGCGAGTTTGCCCAACGTGAAGTTGCCCCCATCATCCGCGAAGCCGATCGTGCTCAACAAATGGCGCCCTTTGTCCTGGAACGCATGGCAGAATTGGGCATTCTGGGTATCTGTTTCCCGCTGAAATATGGCGGACAAGGCATGGATTATATTTCACTCGGCTTGGCCTGCGAGGAACTGGAGGCAGTGGATACAACCCTACGGGTGGTGATGTCGGTGCACGTCGGCTTGAATAGCCTGGGCATCCTGCAATGGGGGAATGAGGATCAGAAGCAGCGTTTTCTCGTCCCGCAGGCAAAAGGCGAAAAGATCGCCTGCTTTGGGTTAAGTGAGCCGGGCGTGGGATCGGATGTAGCGAATTTGAGCTGTACAGCCCGGCGCGATGGCGCTTCATACCTCTTGAACGGTGAAAAAATGTGGATTTCCCTGGCGACCAAAGCCCACCACGCCCTGGTTGTCGCGCGCACAAATCCTGAAGCTGCCGATCCTCACGATGGCTTATCGGCTTTTCTGGTGGATTTAAGTTCGCCCGGCGTGCAGCGCGGCGACATCCATGGCAAATTGGGTGTGCGGGCTGGTTCCACCGGTTGGATCTCCTTTCAAGACGTGCGCGTCCCGATCGAGAATCGCCTGGGCGAAGAAGGGGAGGGCTTCAAGATTGCCATGAGCTGTTTGGACAACGGGCGCTATACGGTTGCCGCCGGCGCCACGGGACTGATCCGCGCCTGTTTAGAAGCCAGTGTGAAATATGCCACCGAACGGAAAGCTTTTGGCAGGGAAATCGGTAAATTCCAGCTCATCCAACAAAAAATTGCCTATATGGTGCAAGCCTACGAAGCAGCGCGGTTGCTCTACTTGCGAGCCGGCTGGATGAAAAATCGAGGCTACCGCAACACAAAAGAAACCTCGCTGGCGAAGTGGTTTGCCACCGAGGCCTCTTTCCAGGCTGCTTCTGAAGCCATTCAGATCCACGGCGCCTATGGCTATTCCGACGAGTACCCGGTCGAGCGTTATCTGCGCAATGCCAAAGGGGCAGTGATCTACGAAGGCACCAGCGAAATCCATCAACTGATGCAGGCTGGTTACGCCCTTGGTTATCGTCAGGATGGCGACTTACGTTGCGAGCTCCCTCCTTATGACCCGGACGTCTGGCTGGCAGAAGAAAGCCCTGCCGATAAAAGGTGA
- a CDS encoding Phosphate regulon transcriptional regulatory protein PhoB (SphR) encodes MPKKILVVDDKLEIRKLLKSYFAQEGFEVVTAANGQEALHVARHEKPDVVLLDLMMPEMNGYEFLRAFSRESSTPVIVLTAKVEESDKVLGLELGADDYVVKPFSPRELAARVRAVLRRMAKAQQEPPQILRAGEITVDMGGHFVRVGEKIIDLTPTEFTLLATLIGAPGRVFSRLELLERLQGVAYEGYERTIDVHIRNLRAKIEPDPSQPRYIETVYGAGYRFAPDQR; translated from the coding sequence ATGCCCAAGAAAATTCTGGTTGTCGATGATAAACTCGAAATCCGCAAATTGCTCAAATCCTATTTTGCTCAAGAGGGTTTTGAGGTTGTGACGGCAGCCAATGGTCAGGAAGCCCTTCATGTCGCCCGCCATGAGAAACCCGATGTCGTGTTGTTGGACCTGATGATGCCGGAGATGAATGGCTATGAGTTTCTACGGGCCTTCAGTCGCGAATCCTCCACCCCCGTCATTGTCCTGACCGCCAAAGTCGAGGAAAGTGACAAGGTGTTGGGTTTGGAACTCGGCGCCGATGACTATGTGGTCAAACCCTTCAGCCCGCGCGAGCTGGCTGCCCGCGTGCGCGCCGTGCTGCGGAGAATGGCAAAGGCTCAACAGGAACCCCCGCAAATCCTGCGCGCTGGCGAGATCACGGTGGATATGGGCGGACACTTTGTGCGGGTTGGTGAAAAAATCATCGATCTGACTCCCACCGAGTTCACCCTGCTGGCAACCCTGATCGGAGCGCCGGGACGGGTCTTCAGCCGCCTGGAACTGCTGGAACGTCTGCAGGGTGTGGCCTACGAAGGATATGAACGCACCATTGATGTGCATATCCGCAACCTGCGTGCCAAAATCGAACCTGACCCTTCCCAACCGCGTTACATTGAAACCGTCTATGGGGCGGGTTACCGCTTTGCCCCCGACCAAAGGTGA
- a CDS encoding Inositol-1-monophosphatase encodes MATPTLDELENLARQAGIILRQSYEPLPGAINHLQIDYKGPIDLVTDVDRRSENFLLRQIKDSYPEHRVIAEESGALKGDPDHVWYIDPLDGTVNYAHGIPFFSVSIAYQEKGELALGVVYDPMRDECFSAEAGKGAWLNGKPIRPSSTQDLGHCLLTTGFPYNIRTNPNNNLDHYGRLSLLTQGVRRLGSAALDCCYVACGRFDGYWENEVAPYDVAAGGLIARQAGAIVTNLYGEADFLAPPLTILTAPPPIYAQLRDYFRQWFTRD; translated from the coding sequence GTGGCAACACCAACATTAGATGAACTGGAAAACCTTGCCCGCCAGGCGGGCATCATTTTGCGTCAAAGCTATGAACCTTTGCCAGGGGCAATCAATCATTTACAAATTGACTACAAGGGCCCGATCGATTTGGTGACCGATGTTGATCGGCGCTCGGAAAACTTTCTCTTGCGCCAGATCAAGGATTCTTACCCCGAACATCGGGTGATTGCTGAAGAAAGCGGGGCTCTGAAAGGCGATCCTGACCACGTCTGGTATATCGATCCCCTCGATGGGACGGTGAATTATGCCCATGGCATTCCGTTCTTCAGCGTTTCGATCGCCTATCAGGAAAAAGGCGAACTGGCTTTAGGGGTGGTCTATGACCCAATGCGCGATGAATGCTTTAGCGCCGAAGCGGGCAAGGGCGCCTGGCTCAACGGCAAACCCATTCGACCTTCTTCCACTCAGGATTTAGGGCATTGTCTGCTGACCACCGGCTTTCCTTACAACATCCGCACGAACCCAAACAACAATCTTGATCACTACGGGCGGTTAAGTTTGCTCACCCAGGGCGTGCGTCGTTTGGGGTCGGCCGCGCTGGATTGTTGTTACGTTGCCTGCGGGCGCTTCGACGGCTACTGGGAAAATGAGGTGGCTCCCTATGATGTTGCCGCCGGTGGGTTAATCGCCCGGCAGGCGGGCGCCATCGTTACCAATCTATACGGCGAGGCGGATTTTCTGGCCCCGCCTCTGACGATCCTGACCGCGCCACCTCCCATTTATGCCCAACTGCGCGACTATTTTCGACAATGGTTCACCAGAGACTAA
- a CDS encoding Two-component response regulator yields the protein MTIPRGPLLIVEDVPHILELLEVTLRFKGYPVVTASNGEEALAAIEKELPAMVITDILMPKLDGFALAHKLRADPKTSQIPIIFLSATYVTPEDKRFALSLGAVRFLEKPVDTEEFLLTIAEVLTADLSTLPRPLEDHEFYRGYRERLENKLHHKLAQISRTEKLLRTLPEAQRAAYQALLDEAIRHRDEIQSELQELERILSQNQG from the coding sequence ATGACAATTCCACGTGGTCCTCTACTCATTGTCGAAGATGTGCCTCATATTCTTGAGTTGCTTGAGGTCACTTTGCGCTTCAAAGGTTACCCGGTGGTGACTGCCTCGAACGGCGAGGAAGCTCTGGCGGCGATCGAGAAAGAACTGCCGGCAATGGTAATTACCGATATCCTGATGCCGAAATTGGACGGCTTTGCTCTGGCACACAAACTGCGCGCCGACCCGAAAACCAGTCAAATACCGATCATCTTCCTATCTGCCACCTATGTCACCCCAGAAGACAAACGCTTCGCCCTCAGCCTTGGGGCAGTGCGTTTTTTGGAGAAGCCGGTGGATACGGAAGAATTCCTGCTAACCATTGCCGAGGTGTTAACCGCCGATCTCTCCACCCTGCCGCGTCCTCTGGAAGATCACGAATTCTACCGCGGCTATCGGGAGCGCCTGGAGAACAAGCTACACCACAAACTGGCTCAAATCAGCCGCACCGAAAAGCTCTTGCGCACCCTGCCCGAAGCGCAACGGGCGGCTTACCAGGCACTGCTGGACGAAGCCATCCGCCATCGGGATGAAATCCAGAGCGAATTACAGGAACTCGAGCGCATCCTCAGCCAGAATCAGGGTTGA